The following coding sequences lie in one Spinacia oleracea cultivar Varoflay chromosome 1, BTI_SOV_V1, whole genome shotgun sequence genomic window:
- the LOC110776356 gene encoding polyamine oxidase 1 isoform X2, with protein sequence MDSTKRSSAIIIGAGISGISAAKQLADNGVEDIVILEASDRIGGRIRKEHFSGVPVELGAGWIAGVGGNETNPVWELANRAGLRTCFSDYSNARYNIYDRGGKIFPSGIAADSYNKAVDSAIQRLNNEADNTNEPPNSPKTPIELAIDFILHDFEMAEVEPISTYVDFGEREYLVADERGYEYLLYKMAETFLLTSDGELLDNRLKLNTVVREIQNSRSGVTVKTEDGSIYEANYLVLSVSIGVLQSDLISFRPPLPRWKTEAIEKCDVMVYTKIFLKFPYKFWPSGLEKEFFIYAHERRGYYTFWQHMDNAYPGSNILVVTLTNGESKRVEAQADEETLREAMEVLSDMFGSDIPYATDILVPRWWNNRFQRGSYSNYPIISNNKLARDLKDPVGRIFFSGEHTSERFNGYVHGGYLAVSGDDKQVLTVQMLCCKK encoded by the exons aTGGATTCCACAAAACGTAGTTCGGCGATCATTATCGGCGCTGGAATCTCAG GTATATCCGCGGCGAAGCAACTCGCCGATAATGGCGTTGAAGATATCGTCATTCTCGAAGCTTCCGACAGAATCGGTGGTCGAATTCGGAAAGAACATTTCTCTGGAGTTCCGGTCGAACTCGGCGCCGGTTGGATTGCCGGCGTCGGGGGTAATGAGACGAACCCAGTCTGGGAACTCGCCAACCGGGCCGGTTTACGCACTTGCTTCTCCGATTATAGTAATGCTCGCTATAATATCTATGACCGAGG TGGGAAGATATTTCCGAGTGGAATTGCTGCTGATTCGTACAATAAAGCGGTTGACTCGGCGATTCAACGACTCAACAATGAAGCTGATAACACGAATGAGCCTCCCAA TTCGCCGAAAACACCAATAGAATTGGCAATTGATTTCATCCTCCATGATTTTGAAATGGCCG AGGTGGAACCAATATCAACATATGTTGATTTTGGAGAAAGGGAATATCTGGTTGCTGATGAAAGAGGGTACGAGTATTTGTTGTACAAGATGGCTGAAACGTTCCTATTGACTTCTGATGGCGAGTTATTGGATAATCGGCTTAAACTGAACACG GTTGTTCGGGAAATACAAAACTCGAGGAGCGGCGTTACCGTCAAAACAGAAGATGGTTCCATCTACGAGGCTAATTACTTAGTTTTGTCAGTTAGCATTGGCGTACTCCAAAGCGATCTAATTTCTTTTCGGCCACCTTTACCA AGGTGGAAGACAGAAGCCATTGAGAAATGTGACGTGATGGTATATACAAAAATCTTCCTCAAGTTCCCATATAAGTTTTGGCCCTCTGGACTAGAGAAAGAGTTTTTCATATATGCACATGAGAGGAGAGGCTACTACACATTCTGGCAG CACATGGATAATGCCTATCCAGGATCTAATATCCTTGTTGTAACATTAACAAATGGTGAGTCCAAACGTGTTGAGGCTCAAGCTGACGAAGAGACTCTCAGAGAAGCCATGGAAGTTCTTAGTGATATGTTTGGGTCTGACATACCATATGCGACAGACATACTTGTTCCTCGCTGGTGGAATAACAGATTTCAGAGGGGCAGCTATAGCAATTACCCAATTATTTCCAACAATAAACTTGCACGAGACCTTAAG GATCCAGTAGGACGCATCTTTTTCTCAGGAGAGCATACAAGTGAGAGGTTTAATGGCTACGTTCATGGAGGATATCTCGCAG TTTCTGGTGATGACAAACAGGTATTGACAGTGCAAATGCTTTGTTGCAAGAAATGA
- the LOC110776356 gene encoding polyamine oxidase 1 isoform X1: MDSTKRSSAIIIGAGISGISAAKQLADNGVEDIVILEASDRIGGRIRKEHFSGVPVELGAGWIAGVGGNETNPVWELANRAGLRTCFSDYSNARYNIYDRGGKIFPSGIAADSYNKAVDSAIQRLNNEADNTNEPPNSPKTPIELAIDFILHDFEMAEVEPISTYVDFGEREYLVADERGYEYLLYKMAETFLLTSDGELLDNRLKLNTVVREIQNSRSGVTVKTEDGSIYEANYLVLSVSIGVLQSDLISFRPPLPRWKTEAIEKCDVMVYTKIFLKFPYKFWPSGLEKEFFIYAHERRGYYTFWQHMDNAYPGSNILVVTLTNGESKRVEAQADEETLREAMEVLSDMFGSDIPYATDILVPRWWNNRFQRGSYSNYPIISNNKLARDLKDPVGRIFFSGEHTSERFNGYVHGGYLAGIDSANALLQEMTIEKGRKSDSSQPFLLEPLLALTGSLTLSQTEKVSNLHKYELPRQIFLGSNLGLPEAIL; encoded by the exons aTGGATTCCACAAAACGTAGTTCGGCGATCATTATCGGCGCTGGAATCTCAG GTATATCCGCGGCGAAGCAACTCGCCGATAATGGCGTTGAAGATATCGTCATTCTCGAAGCTTCCGACAGAATCGGTGGTCGAATTCGGAAAGAACATTTCTCTGGAGTTCCGGTCGAACTCGGCGCCGGTTGGATTGCCGGCGTCGGGGGTAATGAGACGAACCCAGTCTGGGAACTCGCCAACCGGGCCGGTTTACGCACTTGCTTCTCCGATTATAGTAATGCTCGCTATAATATCTATGACCGAGG TGGGAAGATATTTCCGAGTGGAATTGCTGCTGATTCGTACAATAAAGCGGTTGACTCGGCGATTCAACGACTCAACAATGAAGCTGATAACACGAATGAGCCTCCCAA TTCGCCGAAAACACCAATAGAATTGGCAATTGATTTCATCCTCCATGATTTTGAAATGGCCG AGGTGGAACCAATATCAACATATGTTGATTTTGGAGAAAGGGAATATCTGGTTGCTGATGAAAGAGGGTACGAGTATTTGTTGTACAAGATGGCTGAAACGTTCCTATTGACTTCTGATGGCGAGTTATTGGATAATCGGCTTAAACTGAACACG GTTGTTCGGGAAATACAAAACTCGAGGAGCGGCGTTACCGTCAAAACAGAAGATGGTTCCATCTACGAGGCTAATTACTTAGTTTTGTCAGTTAGCATTGGCGTACTCCAAAGCGATCTAATTTCTTTTCGGCCACCTTTACCA AGGTGGAAGACAGAAGCCATTGAGAAATGTGACGTGATGGTATATACAAAAATCTTCCTCAAGTTCCCATATAAGTTTTGGCCCTCTGGACTAGAGAAAGAGTTTTTCATATATGCACATGAGAGGAGAGGCTACTACACATTCTGGCAG CACATGGATAATGCCTATCCAGGATCTAATATCCTTGTTGTAACATTAACAAATGGTGAGTCCAAACGTGTTGAGGCTCAAGCTGACGAAGAGACTCTCAGAGAAGCCATGGAAGTTCTTAGTGATATGTTTGGGTCTGACATACCATATGCGACAGACATACTTGTTCCTCGCTGGTGGAATAACAGATTTCAGAGGGGCAGCTATAGCAATTACCCAATTATTTCCAACAATAAACTTGCACGAGACCTTAAG GATCCAGTAGGACGCATCTTTTTCTCAGGAGAGCATACAAGTGAGAGGTTTAATGGCTACGTTCATGGAGGATATCTCGCAG GTATTGACAGTGCAAATGCTTTGTTGCAAGAAATGACGATAGAAAAGGGAAGAAAAAGTGACAGTAGTCAACCTTTTCTATTAGAGCCCTTGCTAGCATTAACAGGATCTTTGACATTATCTCAAACTGAGAAAGTGTCAAACCTTCATAAGTACGAGTTGCCTAGGCAAATATTCCTCGGCAGTAACCTAGGATTGCCAGAAGCCATCTTATGA